Proteins encoded in a region of the Mercenaria mercenaria strain notata chromosome 1, MADL_Memer_1, whole genome shotgun sequence genome:
- the LOC123545663 gene encoding PI-actitoxin-Aeq3a-like, which yields MIKIIVLLISVSVVVKLVLAEGAPPADTSTNGNGTVATDACQQPKVTGPCKGLFPRYFYNTQTSACEKFVYGGCWGNDNNFDVLEKCQTTCMSGK from the exons ATGATCAAGATAATCGTGCTGCTGATAAGTGTCAGTGTTGTAGTGAAACTGGTTTTGGCTGAGGGGGCACCGCCTGCCGATACCAGTACAAATGGAAATGGAACTGTTGCGACTGATG CATGTCAGCAACCTAAGGTAACAGGTCCTTGCAAAGGATTGTTCCCACGATATTTCTACAATACCCAAACCTCTGCGTGTGAGAAGTTTGTCTACGGGGGTTGCTGGGGAAATGACAACAACTTTGACGTCCTTGAAAAGTGCCAAACAACGTGTATGAGTGGCAAATAA